A section of the Mesorhizobium loti genome encodes:
- a CDS encoding acetyl-CoA C-acetyltransferase, producing MSDSIVIASAARTAVGSFNGAFAATPAHELGAVVIRELLSRAGVEAAEVDEVILGQVLTAAQGQNPARQASIIAGLPKETTAWGLNQVCGSGLRAIALGMQQIATGDAKVIIAGGQESMSLSPHAQHLRGGVKMGDYKMIDTMIKDGLWDAFNGYHMGNTAENVARQFQITRDDQDQFALASQNKAEAAQKAGKFKDEIVAFTIKGKKGDTIVDQDEYIRHGATLDAMTKLKPAFDKDGTVTAANASGINDGAAGALLMSEAEAARRGITPLARIASWATAGVDPAIMGTGPIPASRKALEKAGWSVGDLDLVEANEAFAAQACAVNKDMGWDPSIVNVNGGAIAIGHPIGASGARIFNTLVYEMRRRGAKKGLATLCIGGGMGVALCVEAL from the coding sequence ATGTCCGATTCCATCGTCATCGCCAGCGCCGCGCGCACGGCCGTCGGCTCCTTCAACGGCGCGTTCGCTGCCACGCCGGCGCATGAGCTCGGCGCCGTCGTCATCAGGGAACTTTTGTCACGCGCCGGAGTCGAAGCGGCGGAGGTCGACGAGGTCATCCTCGGCCAGGTGCTGACCGCGGCCCAGGGCCAGAACCCGGCCCGCCAGGCCTCGATCATTGCCGGCCTGCCGAAGGAGACCACCGCCTGGGGCCTCAACCAGGTTTGCGGTTCGGGCCTGCGCGCCATTGCACTCGGCATGCAGCAGATAGCCACCGGTGACGCCAAGGTGATCATCGCCGGCGGCCAGGAATCGATGTCGCTGTCGCCGCACGCGCAGCATCTGCGCGGTGGCGTCAAGATGGGCGACTACAAGATGATCGACACCATGATCAAGGACGGGCTGTGGGATGCCTTCAACGGCTATCACATGGGCAACACCGCCGAGAACGTCGCCCGCCAGTTCCAGATCACCCGTGACGACCAGGACCAGTTCGCGCTGGCCTCGCAGAACAAGGCCGAGGCGGCGCAGAAGGCGGGCAAGTTCAAGGACGAGATCGTCGCCTTCACCATCAAGGGCAAGAAGGGCGACACGATTGTCGACCAGGACGAATACATCCGCCATGGCGCGACGCTGGACGCCATGACCAAGCTGAAGCCGGCCTTCGACAAGGACGGCACCGTGACCGCCGCCAACGCCTCCGGCATCAATGATGGTGCCGCCGGCGCGCTGCTGATGAGTGAAGCGGAAGCCGCACGGCGCGGCATCACCCCGCTGGCGCGCATCGCCTCCTGGGCGACCGCCGGCGTCGATCCGGCGATCATGGGCACCGGCCCCATCCCCGCCTCGCGCAAGGCTTTGGAAAAGGCGGGTTGGTCGGTCGGCGATCTCGACCTTGTCGAGGCCAACGAGGCTTTCGCCGCGCAGGCCTGTGCCGTCAACAAGGACATGGGCTGGGATCCCTCGATCGTCAACGTCAATGGCGGCGCCATCGCCATCGGCCACCCGATCGGCGCCTCGGGCGCCCGCATCTTCAATACGCTGGTCTACGAGATGCGCCGTCGCGGCGCCAAGAAGGGGCTGGCCACCCTGTGCATCGGCGGCGGCATGGGCGTCGCCCTGTGTGTGGAAGCCCTCTGA
- the phbB gene encoding acetoacetyl-CoA reductase: protein MTKVAIVTGGSRGIGAAISIALKNAGYSVAANYAGNDEAAAKFKAETGIPVYKWSVADYDACAAGISQVEADLGPVSVLVNNAGITRDAMFHKLTREQWKEVIDTNLSGVFNMTHPLWGGMRDRKFGRVITISSINGQKGQAGQVNYSAAKAGDIGFTKALAQEGARAGITVNVICPGYIATEMVKAIDEKVLNERILPQIPVGRLGEPEEIARCVVFLASEDAGFITGSTLTANGGQYFA from the coding sequence ATGACCAAGGTTGCAATCGTCACGGGCGGATCGCGCGGCATCGGCGCGGCGATCTCGATCGCCTTGAAGAACGCCGGCTATTCGGTCGCGGCCAACTATGCCGGCAACGACGAGGCGGCGGCGAAATTCAAGGCCGAGACCGGCATTCCGGTCTACAAATGGTCGGTCGCCGACTATGACGCTTGCGCCGCCGGCATCAGCCAAGTCGAGGCCGATCTCGGCCCGGTCTCGGTGCTGGTCAACAATGCCGGCATCACCCGCGATGCCATGTTCCACAAATTGACCCGTGAGCAGTGGAAAGAGGTCATCGACACCAATCTTTCCGGCGTCTTCAACATGACGCACCCGCTGTGGGGCGGCATGCGCGACCGCAAGTTCGGTCGCGTCATCACCATCTCCTCGATCAATGGCCAGAAGGGCCAGGCCGGCCAGGTCAACTATTCCGCCGCCAAGGCCGGCGACATCGGCTTCACCAAGGCCCTCGCCCAGGAGGGCGCCCGCGCCGGCATCACCGTCAACGTCATCTGCCCCGGCTACATCGCCACGGAGATGGTCAAGGCAATCGATGAGAAGGTGCTCAACGAGCGCATCCTGCCGCAGATCCCGGTCGGCCGCCTCGGCGAGCCGGAAGAGATCGCGCGCTGCGTCGTCTTCCTCGCTTCCGAGGATGCCGGCTTCATTACCGGCTCGACCCTCACCGCCAATGGCGGCCAATACTTCGCCTGA
- a CDS encoding RNA-binding S4 domain-containing protein — MVAEGRQRIDKWLFFSRAVKSRSLAAKLVVAGRVRINRDKAAQASDLVKPGDVLTITLDRRIFVWKVIGAGVRRGPAEEARTLYEDMSPPPAPKGEALPDAIPALREAGSGRPTKKERRQTDRLLGEE; from the coding sequence ATGGTTGCCGAAGGCCGCCAGCGCATCGACAAATGGCTGTTCTTCTCACGCGCGGTGAAATCGCGTTCGCTGGCGGCGAAGCTCGTCGTCGCCGGGCGCGTGCGCATCAATCGCGACAAAGCAGCGCAGGCCTCTGATCTGGTCAAGCCGGGCGACGTGCTGACCATCACGCTGGACCGGCGCATTTTCGTCTGGAAGGTGATCGGCGCCGGCGTCCGGCGCGGCCCGGCGGAAGAAGCCCGCACCCTCTATGAGGACATGTCGCCGCCACCCGCACCGAAGGGTGAGGCCCTTCCCGATGCGATTCCGGCGCTGCGCGAGGCCGGCAGCGGCCGCCCCACCAAGAAAGAACGCCGGCAGACCGACCGCTTGCTTGGCGAAGAATGA
- a CDS encoding helicase-related protein, with protein sequence MNIQPKHTEPLILSGRDVTAVLGPTNTGKTHLAIERMVAHETGVIGLPLRLLAREVYTRVCEKVGAHKVALITGEEKIQPPGARYSVCTVEAMPRETDAAFVAIDEVQLAGDLERGHIFTDRILHLRGRQETLLLGAATMHGILQRLLKGVSVVTRPRLSHLAYAGSKKLTRLPRRTAIVAFSADEVYAIAELIRRQQGGAAVVLGALSPRTRNAQVALFQSGDVDYLVATDAIGMGLNLDLDHVAFAQNRKFDGYQYRNLTAAELGQIAGRAGRHLRDGTFGVTGQVDLLDEELVKKIESHDFDPVKVLQWRTAHFDFASLDALKRSIETNAPVEGLTRALPAVDAQALEYLSRDEDIRALATDAKRVALLWEACALPDYRKIAPAQHADLIASIYMDLAKRGHVDENYMAEQVRRADTTEGDIDTLSHRIAQIRTWTFVSNRPGWLADQAHWQEKTREIEDRLSDALHERLTKRFVDRRTSVLMRRLRENTMPEAEISPTGTVLVEGHHVGELQGFRFTADQTAGGEDAKAVRTAAQKALAAEFEARADRFGACANGDLALGSDGTLRWIGAPIGTLVSGEDALKPRLVLLADEQLTGPARDKVAARAERFVNFQIESLLKPLVDLKNADQISGIGRGIAFQLVENFGLINRRDIAEEMKSLDQEGRAALRRLGVRFGAYHVFVPALIKPAPAGLVTLLWALKNDGKDKPGFGDVVHALASGRTSVVIDPAFDKAFYKLAGYRNLGRRAVRIDILERLADLIRPATNWKPGLGQRPDGAYDGQSFMVTPPMMSILGATADDMEEILKGLGYRAEPKPAAEVKARLEAQDTAAREAAAARLAAEEATRAEQARAAQAAATDAAAEAAIEGSEPAAVEAPAEVIAEAAAEPVAEEPTEASAEVAEEPATEAVAEATAEPAAEPEAEAESVEATVEPVPEAAPATEAVSDVPTEAPPGEPAPEAEAPKPILLWRQGRFEQRPRHHEGRNNRQRNGQARGRNNAPADSGGAPATAAPGERPAHEGRRDGAGKPRFDRSKFKPKPPGEGEQRRDGRPQGDRPERREGRPDWKGGRPEGKGGPDRGKGGAKPAFQPKPREERPVRFDPDSPFAKLAALRDQLKK encoded by the coding sequence ATGAACATCCAGCCGAAACATACCGAGCCGCTGATCCTGTCGGGCCGCGACGTGACCGCCGTGCTTGGGCCGACCAACACCGGCAAGACCCACCTCGCCATTGAGCGCATGGTGGCGCATGAAACCGGTGTCATCGGGCTGCCGCTCAGATTGCTGGCGCGGGAAGTCTACACGCGCGTCTGCGAAAAGGTCGGCGCCCATAAAGTCGCTCTGATCACTGGCGAGGAGAAGATCCAGCCGCCAGGCGCCAGATATTCGGTCTGCACGGTCGAGGCCATGCCGCGCGAGACCGACGCCGCCTTCGTCGCCATCGACGAGGTGCAGCTCGCCGGCGACCTCGAGCGCGGCCACATCTTCACCGACCGCATCCTGCATCTTCGCGGCCGCCAGGAAACGCTCCTGCTCGGTGCCGCCACCATGCACGGCATCCTGCAGCGCCTGTTGAAGGGCGTCTCCGTGGTGACGCGGCCAAGGCTTTCGCATCTCGCCTATGCGGGCTCGAAGAAGCTGACGCGCCTGCCGCGCCGCACCGCGATCGTCGCCTTCTCCGCCGACGAGGTCTATGCCATCGCCGAGCTGATCCGACGCCAGCAAGGTGGCGCCGCCGTCGTGCTCGGCGCGCTCTCGCCGCGCACCCGCAACGCCCAGGTGGCATTGTTCCAATCGGGCGATGTCGACTATCTCGTCGCCACCGATGCCATCGGCATGGGCCTCAACCTCGATCTTGACCATGTCGCCTTCGCCCAGAACCGCAAGTTCGACGGCTACCAGTACCGCAACCTGACGGCGGCCGAGCTCGGCCAGATCGCCGGCCGCGCCGGACGCCATCTGCGCGACGGCACTTTCGGCGTCACCGGCCAGGTCGATCTGCTCGACGAGGAACTGGTCAAGAAGATCGAAAGCCATGACTTCGATCCGGTGAAGGTGCTGCAGTGGCGCACCGCGCATTTCGACTTCGCCAGCCTGGACGCGCTGAAGCGCTCGATCGAGACCAACGCTCCGGTGGAGGGTCTGACGCGCGCTCTGCCGGCGGTCGACGCGCAGGCGCTCGAATATCTTTCCCGCGACGAGGATATCCGCGCGCTGGCGACCGACGCCAAACGCGTGGCGCTCCTGTGGGAAGCCTGCGCGCTGCCCGACTACCGCAAGATCGCCCCGGCGCAGCATGCCGACCTCATCGCGTCGATCTATATGGACCTCGCCAAGCGAGGCCATGTCGACGAGAATTACATGGCCGAGCAAGTGCGCCGCGCCGACACCACCGAGGGCGACATCGACACGCTGTCGCACCGGATTGCCCAGATCCGCACCTGGACATTCGTGTCGAACCGGCCCGGCTGGCTGGCCGATCAGGCACACTGGCAGGAAAAGACGCGCGAAATCGAAGACAGATTGTCGGATGCGCTGCATGAGCGGTTGACGAAACGCTTCGTAGACCGCAGGACTTCCGTCCTCATGCGGCGCCTTAGAGAAAATACCATGCCTGAAGCCGAAATAAGCCCTACCGGAACCGTCCTTGTCGAAGGCCATCATGTCGGCGAGTTGCAAGGGTTCCGCTTCACCGCCGACCAGACCGCCGGCGGCGAAGACGCCAAGGCCGTGCGCACCGCCGCGCAAAAGGCGCTGGCCGCCGAATTCGAGGCGCGCGCCGACCGTTTTGGCGCCTGCGCCAATGGCGACCTGGCACTTGGCTCGGACGGCACGCTGCGCTGGATCGGCGCGCCGATCGGCACGCTGGTCTCCGGCGAAGACGCGCTGAAGCCGCGCCTCGTGCTGCTGGCCGACGAACAGCTGACCGGCCCAGCGCGCGACAAGGTCGCCGCGCGCGCCGAACGTTTCGTCAATTTCCAGATCGAGTCGCTGCTGAAGCCGCTGGTCGACCTGAAGAACGCCGACCAGATTTCCGGCATCGGCCGTGGTATCGCCTTCCAGCTGGTCGAGAATTTCGGCCTCATCAACCGCCGCGACATTGCCGAGGAGATGAAGTCGCTCGACCAGGAGGGTCGCGCGGCGCTTCGCCGGCTTGGCGTGCGCTTCGGCGCCTATCATGTCTTCGTCCCGGCGCTGATCAAGCCGGCACCCGCCGGACTGGTGACCTTGCTGTGGGCGCTGAAGAATGACGGCAAGGACAAGCCCGGCTTTGGCGACGTGGTCCATGCGCTGGCGTCCGGCCGCACTTCGGTGGTCATCGATCCGGCCTTCGACAAGGCCTTCTACAAGCTCGCCGGCTACCGCAATCTCGGCCGCCGCGCCGTGCGCATCGACATTCTGGAGCGGCTGGCCGACCTGATCCGTCCGGCGACCAACTGGAAGCCTGGCCTCGGCCAGCGTCCGGACGGCGCCTATGACGGCCAGTCCTTCATGGTGACGCCGCCGATGATGTCGATCCTCGGCGCAACCGCCGACGACATGGAAGAGATCCTCAAGGGCCTGGGCTATCGCGCCGAGCCGAAGCCGGCGGCGGAGGTCAAGGCGCGGTTGGAAGCGCAGGACACTGCCGCACGGGAAGCCGCAGCAGCCAGGCTTGCGGCGGAAGAAGCCACACGCGCCGAGCAGGCCAGGGCTGCGCAGGCTGCCGCGACAGATGCTGCGGCGGAGGCAGCGATCGAGGGTTCGGAACCGGCTGCTGTCGAAGCTCCGGCCGAGGTCATCGCGGAAGCCGCAGCAGAACCTGTCGCGGAAGAGCCAACCGAAGCTTCGGCCGAAGTCGCGGAAGAGCCCGCAACTGAGGCTGTCGCCGAAGCAACTGCTGAACCTGCTGCCGAGCCAGAGGCGGAAGCTGAATCCGTCGAAGCCACAGTGGAGCCAGTTCCCGAAGCTGCACCCGCGACGGAAGCGGTTTCGGACGTGCCTACCGAAGCGCCCCCCGGCGAGCCCGCTCCAGAAGCTGAAGCGCCCAAGCCGATCCTGTTGTGGCGCCAGGGCCGTTTCGAGCAGCGCCCCCGCCATCACGAAGGCCGCAACAATCGCCAGCGCAACGGACAAGCGCGCGGCCGAAACAATGCACCGGCCGACTCCGGCGGCGCACCGGCCACGGCTGCTCCCGGAGAGCGCCCCGCCCATGAAGGGCGGCGTGACGGCGCCGGCAAGCCGCGCTTCGACCGGTCGAAGTTCAAGCCCAAGCCACCGGGTGAAGGTGAACAGCGCCGTGACGGTCGGCCCCAGGGCGATCGTCCCGAACGCCGCGAAGGCCGCCCCGACTGGAAGGGTGGCCGGCCCGAGGGCAAGGGTGGCCCCGATCGCGGCAAGGGCGGCGCCAAGCCGGCCTTCCAGCCGAAGCCGCGCGAGGAACGCCCGGTGCGCTTCGATCCAGACTCGCCCTTCGCCAAGCTCGCCGCCTTGCGCGACCAGCTGAAGAAGTAG